GCCGCCGAGCGGCCGGCCAGGCTGCGCACTTCGCTGGCCACCACGGCAAAGCCGCGTCCCTGCTCGCCCGCGCGCGCCGCCTCGACGGCGGCGTTGAGCGCGAGGATGTTGGTCTGGAAGGCGATCGAGTCGATCACCTGGATGATGCTGGCGATCTTGCCCGAGCTGTCGTTGATCTGCTTCATGGTGCGCACCACGTCGGCCACCACGCCGCCGCCGCGGCGCGCCACCTCGGAAGCGTTCTGCGCGAGCTGGTTGGCCTGCAGCGCGTTGTCGGCGTTCTGGCGCACCGTGGAGTGGAGTTCCTCCATCGACGCCGCGGTCTGTTCGAGCGCGCTGGCCTGGCTTTCGGTGCGCGCGGACAGGTCCTGGTTGCCCTGGGCGATCTCGGCACTGGCCGTGGCCACGCCTTCGGAGTCCCGGCGCACGTGCGCGACCACGCGCACCAGCCCGTCCTGCATGCGCTGCAAGGCCTGCAGCAGCTGCGCGGTTTCGCTCTGCCCCGGGGCGTGGATGCGCCGCGTCAGGTCGCCGCCGGCCACCGCGCCGGCCAGGACCACCGCTTCGTGCAACGGTTGCGTGATGGAGCGGATGATGGACCAGGCCAGCAAGAGCCCGATCGCTATGGCCGCGAGCGAAGCCAGTGCCACGATCCACTGCATGGCCTGCACCGAGGCATCGGCCTGGGCGATCGAGCGGTCCATGAGCCCGCCCTGGAAGTCGAGCAGCTTGTCTATCGCCTGCTTGTAGGCGCCCAGCGGCCCGGGCATTTCCTTCTCGAGCAGCGTGGCCGCGTCACCACTCAGCCCCATGTCCATGGCTTCGAGGAACTTGTCCTGCAGCCCCAGAACCTGGGCGCGTGCCGCCTGCCCGTCCTGCAGCGCGGCCTTGCCGTCGCTGCTGGCAATGCTGCGTTCGAGTTCGCCGAACAGGCGCGCGATCTCCCGGCGCGTGGACTGCAGCGTCTCGGCCTGCGCCTTCACCGCGTCGGGCATGCGGTAGGTCAGCATGTTGGCCAGCGCCACCTCGCTGGCGGCTACCGCGGCCTTGATCTGGTGGACCTGGGTGATCTTGGGGTATTGGTCCCGCACGACGGTGCCGAACTCGCCCAGCAGCTGCTGGCTCTTGAGCAGCGCCGCCGCGCCGATGGCGAGGATCAGGGCCGCCATCAGGCCGAAGGCGAGGATGAGCCGGGTACGGATTTTCAGGTGTTGGATCGACATGACTGCAGCGCTCTGCAAGCGCCCCGGGGATGCTGGGGGAGGAGACCGAATGTAAGCCCGGGACCGGCTTGCGCCGCCTTGCCCCTGGGCACGAGAGGGCCAGTCTGCGCGCGAAGGCGGCGCTTGTCACGTCGTGCATACCCGCGGTGCGCCCGCCGCCGCGGCCCCGCCGTCCCTAGAATTGCCCGTGCCGCGACCCCAGCTGTGGTCGTGTTTTTTGTTTCGGGGTTCACCATGCCACTCATTCCTGCCACCATCCTCACCGGCTTTCTCGGTTCGGGCAAGACCACGCTGCTCAAGCGGGTGCTGACCGAGTCCCACGGCCAGAAAATCGCCGTGATCGAGAACGAATTCGGCGAGGAGAACATCGACAGCGACCTGCTGGTGACCGAATCCAAGGAGCAGATCCTGCAGATGAGCAACGGCTGTGTCTGCTGCACCATCCGCGAGGACCTGCGCGACACGCTGCAGCTCCTGGCGGCCAAGAAGCGCAAGGGCCTGCTCGACTTCGAGCGCGTGGTGATAGAGACCACGGGCCTGGCCGACCCCGGGCCGGTGGTGCAGACTTTCTTCATGGACGACGAGATCGCCGAGACCTATCTGGTCGATTCGGTCATCACGCTGGTGGACGCCAAGCACGCGAACGAGCAGCTCGACACGCGCCAGGAGGCGCGCCGGCAGGTGGGCTTCGCCGACCAGATCTTCCTGTCCAAGACCGACCTCGTGAGCGAACAGGACAAGGAGGCGCTGATCCACCGCCTCAAGCACATGAACCCGCGTGCGCCGATCCGCGCGGTGCATTTCGGCGAGGTGCCACTCAAGGAGGTGCTGGACCTGCGCGGCTTCAACCTCAATGACAAGCTCGAGGTGGATCCGGACTTCCTCGTGGCGCAGGACGAGCACGATCATGGGCACGGCCACGACCACGAGGGGCATGGCCATGAACACGGCGAGCACTGTGCCCACCTGCACCACCACCATTACGACGACGACGTCAAGAGCTTCGTCTTTCGTGCAGACCGCCCCTTCGATCCGGCGCGGCTGGAGGACTTCATCGGCGCCATCGTCAACATCTACGGCCCGCGCATGCTGCGCTACAAGGGCGTGCTGGCCATGCGGGGCACCGAGCGCAAGGTGATCTTCCAGGGCGTGCACCAGCTCATGGGCAGCGACCTGGGGCCCGAGTGGGGCAAGGACGAGCCGCGCCACAGCCGCATGGTGTTCATCGGCATCGACCTGCCGCGCGACATCTTCCTGCAAGGGCTGGAGCAGTGCCTGGTGGCCGCCTGAACGGGGTGCTGCAGCCGGGCATGCCGCTTGCCGGGAATGGCGGGTTCGGGTCGATACAATCGCGGCCCGTTCACAGTCCGACCCGCGGCGCAGACCCCGGGCGGCAAGGGCCGGCGCGCAGCGCGCGTTCGGGTTTTGGCTTGCAACCAAGTGGGGTTACCATCGCCCGGTTAACCCCGCGTTCGTCCTTTGGACCTTTAGCCAGCACACCTTCACCATGAATACGACCCTGCAAAAACCTGTGGCGGCCGCCAAGAAAGATTCGAAGCTGGCCAACAACTGGAAAACCAAGCCCGCCGAGGAGCTGAGCGACGCCGAAGTGCTCGCCATGCCCGACAGCGAATACATGAACGAAAAACAGCTGGCCTTCTTTCGCCTGAAGCTGGTGCGGCTCAAGCAGGACATCCACGACAACGCCGGCCAGACCACCGAGACGCTGCGCGAGGACACCGTGGTCGTGCCCGATCCGGCGGACCGCGCGACCATCGAGGAAGAGCATGCGCTGGAGCTGCGCACGCGCGACCGCGAGCGCAAGCTGCTCAAGAAGATCGAGCAATCGATCGCGCGCATCGATGCCGGCGACTATGGCTATTGCGACGAGACCGGCGAGCCCATAGGCGTGGGCCGGCTGCTGGCCCGTCCCACGGCCACGCTGTCCCTGGAAGCCCAGCAGCGGCGCGAGCTCAAGCAGAAGATGTTCGGCGACTGAGCCGGGCGGCTGCGCAGGCGATCACGGGCAGGAGCGCATGGCCAAGGAAGACACCGTCCCCGGTGGTTTGCTGTCCAAGGTCGTGCGCTTCGTGCGCAACCCTTCGGTGGACTGGAGCGAACTGGATGCTCTGGGCGACAACCGCGAGTCGCAGTACACGCGCCAGAAGCTCAAGGAGATGATAGAGCGCAAGCGGCGCAACGACTTCGTGCGCAAGCGCGAGTTCGACCAGCTGCGCAAGCTGCGCCGCAAGGAGGCCTCGCCCGACGTCGCCTACGACGACGCCCGCGCGCAGACCTCGTTCCTGAGCACGGGCCTGGGCGAGCGCTCCGAGCGCGCCGAGACACTGCGCAAGATCAACGCGATCGAGCAGCAGATGTCCCAGCAGTGGTGGAAGGCCCACGGCAACGCGCCGCCCACGCCCACGCGCCCGGCCCCGCTGGCCGAGGAGGTGAGCGAGCCCGCAGCCACGCCGGGCGAGACCACCTTGCCGCCGCCGGTCTCCGGCGCCGAGGCGGCCAGCTGGCACGATCCGCTGCAGGCCTTCGCCCCGACGGCGCCCGCGGGCCTGCGCGTCGACAGCCTGGTCAACAGCGAAGTGCCCAGCGCGCTGTTCACCGGCGAGAATGCAGCTTATCCGTTCACCGCGTCGGCGCTGGAGGCAGGCGTCGGCGCGGCGGATGGGCCGAGAGAGGAAAAATTCGTGCACGAACCTGATCTGGAAGAAGCCGCGATCCTGTTCGCCAATGCCGACTATGCGGGCGCCGGGCGCTGCCTGGCCAATGTGCTCAAGCAGCACGAGCAGGACGACCCCGAGCAGCAGCACGAGATCTGGATGACGCTGTTCGACCTGTACCGCGCCACGGGCGAGCAGGCGTCCTTCGACGCGCTGGCGATCGAATACGCCGCGCGCTACGGGCGCTCGGCGCCGCTGTGGTTTTCCATTCCCGCGCAGCTTGGCGTGGAGCCGGTGGCCGAGAGCGAAGGGGCGGCGCAGCGCGAGCTGCACTGGAATGCGCCCGCCACGCTCGGGCAGCAGTCGGTCGCGGCGCTGCAGGCGAGCCTGGCGCGCTCCAGCCCGCCATGGACTCTGAACTGGGCGCGCCTGGCCAGCATCGAAGCAGCGGCGCTGCCAGCCCTGGTCGAGCTGTTTGGCCAGTGGGCCGGACAGAAGGCGGAGCTGCGCCTGCAGGGCCTGGCCGTGTTGCAGAAGGTGCTGCAGGCCCATACGGTGGCCGACGACCGCGAGGTCGACCCCCAGTGGTGGCTGCTGCGCATGGCGCTGCTGCGCCTGCTGCGCGAGGCCGACGAGTTCGAGGAGGTGGCGCTGGACTACTGCGTCACCTACGAGGTCTCGCCCCCGTCCTGGGCTGATCCCCAATGCCAGCTGCTCGGCGACGAGGCGCCGGGCGGAGCTTTTGCCGAGGCGGGCCTGGACGAGCAGGCA
This portion of the Comamonas flocculans genome encodes:
- a CDS encoding methyl-accepting chemotaxis protein, yielding MSIQHLKIRTRLILAFGLMAALILAIGAAALLKSQQLLGEFGTVVRDQYPKITQVHQIKAAVAASEVALANMLTYRMPDAVKAQAETLQSTRREIARLFGELERSIASSDGKAALQDGQAARAQVLGLQDKFLEAMDMGLSGDAATLLEKEMPGPLGAYKQAIDKLLDFQGGLMDRSIAQADASVQAMQWIVALASLAAIAIGLLLAWSIIRSITQPLHEAVVLAGAVAGGDLTRRIHAPGQSETAQLLQALQRMQDGLVRVVAHVRRDSEGVATASAEIAQGNQDLSARTESQASALEQTAASMEELHSTVRQNADNALQANQLAQNASEVARRGGGVVADVVRTMKQINDSSGKIASIIQVIDSIAFQTNILALNAAVEAARAGEQGRGFAVVASEVRSLAGRSAAAAREIKQLIDASVEQVEAGSTLVDRAGRTMDEVVQAIERVTGIMGEISAASSEQSQGVAQVGEAVAQMDQATQQNAALVEQMAAAASSLNTQARDLVGAVATFRLSEAPGVRPAGAAGTAQFLPVAGPQPGATPARLHAGDRAAAPARKAEATGKDGARRPGAGKTAPRLPAAGSGGGDQDWESF
- a CDS encoding CobW family GTP-binding protein — its product is MPLIPATILTGFLGSGKTTLLKRVLTESHGQKIAVIENEFGEENIDSDLLVTESKEQILQMSNGCVCCTIREDLRDTLQLLAAKKRKGLLDFERVVIETTGLADPGPVVQTFFMDDEIAETYLVDSVITLVDAKHANEQLDTRQEARRQVGFADQIFLSKTDLVSEQDKEALIHRLKHMNPRAPIRAVHFGEVPLKEVLDLRGFNLNDKLEVDPDFLVAQDEHDHGHGHDHEGHGHEHGEHCAHLHHHHYDDDVKSFVFRADRPFDPARLEDFIGAIVNIYGPRMLRYKGVLAMRGTERKVIFQGVHQLMGSDLGPEWGKDEPRHSRMVFIGIDLPRDIFLQGLEQCLVAA
- the dksA gene encoding RNA polymerase-binding protein DksA — protein: MAARSQSDPRRRPRAARAGAQRAFGFWLATKWGYHRPVNPAFVLWTFSQHTFTMNTTLQKPVAAAKKDSKLANNWKTKPAEELSDAEVLAMPDSEYMNEKQLAFFRLKLVRLKQDIHDNAGQTTETLREDTVVVPDPADRATIEEEHALELRTRDRERKLLKKIEQSIARIDAGDYGYCDETGEPIGVGRLLARPTATLSLEAQQRRELKQKMFGD
- a CDS encoding STAS domain-containing protein, giving the protein MAKEDTVPGGLLSKVVRFVRNPSVDWSELDALGDNRESQYTRQKLKEMIERKRRNDFVRKREFDQLRKLRRKEASPDVAYDDARAQTSFLSTGLGERSERAETLRKINAIEQQMSQQWWKAHGNAPPTPTRPAPLAEEVSEPAATPGETTLPPPVSGAEAASWHDPLQAFAPTAPAGLRVDSLVNSEVPSALFTGENAAYPFTASALEAGVGAADGPREEKFVHEPDLEEAAILFANADYAGAGRCLANVLKQHEQDDPEQQHEIWMTLFDLYRATGEQASFDALAIEYAARYGRSAPLWFSIPAQLGVEPVAESEGAAQRELHWNAPATLGQQSVAALQASLARSSPPWTLNWARLASIEAAALPALVELFGQWAGQKAELRLQGLAVLQKVLQAHTVADDREVDPQWWLLRMALLRLLREADEFEEVALDYCVTYEVSPPSWADPQCQLLGDEAPGGAFAEAGLDEQALADAGAVPTKAELTGEIEGDAQAQLEPLERLMRPGQPFVVACERLIRIDFAAVGSVLNWAANQQAQGRELHFRNLHRLVAVFFNVIGISEHAWVEPRKN